GATGGTGCGCACCACCATCGAGGTCATGGAGAGCGCGATCGACGAGGTCGCCGCCCCCGGCGACGAGAGCGTCCTGCGCGAGGCGCTCCTCGTGTACGCGCGGGAGATCGCCTTCGCCACCGCCCAGGTGTACGCCCAGGCCGCCGAGGCACGGGGCGCCTGGGACGCGCGGCTCGAGTCGCTCGTCGTGAACGCCGTGCTGAGCGGCGAGGCCGACGAGGGCGCGGTGTCGCGGGCGGCGGCGCTGGGCTGGAACGCGCCGGAGCATGTGTGCGTGGTGCTGGGAACGGCGCCCGACGGTGACTCCGAGCTGACCGTGGAGGCCATCCGGCGCGCGGCACGGCATGCCAAGCTCCAGGTGCTGACCGGGGTGCTCGGTGACCGGCTCGTCGTCATCGCGGGCGGCAGCGACAATCCGCTCGCCGTCGCGAAGTCGCTGATCGGGCCCTTCGCCGCGGGCCCCGTGGTCGCCGGGCCGATCGTGCCCGACCTGCTGGCCGCGACCCGGTCCGCACAGGCCGCCGCCGCGGGGCTGAAGGCGTGTTCCGCCTGGCAGGACGCGCCGCGGCCGGTGCTGGCGGACGACCTGCTGCCGGAGCGCGCGATCGCCTCGGACCCCAGCGCGCGCGAGCAGTTGGTGGAGGAGATCTACAGACCGCTGGAGGAGGCCGGCTCCGCGCTCCTGGAGACGCTCAGCGTGTATCTCGAACAGGCGAGCAGTCTCGAGGGCGCCGCCCGGATGCTGTTCGTCCATCCCAACACCGTGCGCTACCGGCTTCGACGTGTGACTGACGTCACCGGTTGGTCGCCATCCGATGTACGTTCCGCGTTCACGTTGCGCATCGCGCTGATCCTGGGGCGTCTGGCCGATGGGGATGCGCAGCCCTAGTCTTTTGTCGGGGGCCCACAAAACCCCTTGCCGTTCTTCGTCCTTGTCCCCACGGGCGGCCGTGCCCGTAACCAAGAGAGAGTGTGAGAGTGCTCGTACTCGTCGCTCCCGGCCAGGGCGCTCAGACGCCCGGCTTCCTGACTCCCTGGCTCGAACTGCCCGGTGCCGCCGACCGCGTCGCCGCCTGGTCGGACGCCATCGGACTGGATCTCGCCCACTACGGCACGAAGGCCGACGCGGAGGAGATCCGCGACACGGCCGTGGCGCAGCCGCTGCTCGTCGCCGCCGGGATCCTCTCCGCCACGGCACTCGGTGACATCTCCCCGGGCGCGGTGGCGGGCCACAGCGTCGGTGAGATCACCGCCGCCGCCCTCGCCGGCGTCCTGACCGAAAGCGCCGCGCTGGCCCTCGTGCGCAAGCGGGGTCTGGCCATGGCCGAGGCCGCCGCGATCACCGAGACCGGGATGTCGGCGCTGCTCGGCGGCGACCCCGAGGTGACCGTGCCGCACCTGGAGAAGCTGGGCCTGACCCCGGCGAACGTCAACGGCGCCGGGCAGATCGTGGCCGCCGGCACGCTGGAGCAGCTCGCCGCGCTGAACGAGTACAAGCCCGAGGGCGTGCGCAAGGTCGTCCCGCTGAAGGTCGCCGGCGCCTTCCACACCCGGCACATGGCCCCGGCGGTGGAGAAACTGGCCGCCGCGGCCCGGGAGCTGACGCCCGCCGACCCGAAGGTCGACTACGTCTCGAACAAGGACGGCCGGGCGGTCACCACCGGCGCCGAGATCGTCGAGCGGCTGGTCGGCCAGGTCGCCAACCCGGTCCGCTGGGACCTGTGCATGGAGACCTTCCAGGAGCTCGGCGCGACCGCGCTGCTGGAGGTGTGCCCGGGCGGCACCCTGACCGGGCTCGCCAAGCGCGCCCTGCCCGGCGTGAAGACGCTGGCCCTGAAGACCCCCGACGACCTCGACGCGGCCCGCGAGCTCATCGCCGAGCACGCCTGACGCCCTGCTGACGCCCTAAGGAGCCGACTGCAACATGTCGAAGATCAAGCCCAGCAAGGGCGCCCCGTACGCGCGGATCCTCGGCGTGGGCGGTTACCGGCCCACCCGGGTCGTGCCGAACGAGGTGATCCTCGAGACGATCGACTCGTCGGACGAGTGGATCCGTTCGCGCTCCGGCATCGAGACCCGGCACTGGGCGAGCGACGAGGAGACCGTCGCCGCGATGTCGATCGAGGCGTCCGGCAAGGCGATCGCCGACGCCGGGATCACCGCCGAGCAGATCGGCGCGGTGATCGTCTCGACCGTCACGCACTTCAAGCAGACCCCGGCCGTCGCCACCGAGATCGCCGACAAGCTGGGCACGGCGAAGGCCGCGGCCTTCGACATCTCGGCCGGCTGCGCGGGCTTCGGCTACGGCCTGACCCTCGCCAAGGGCATGATCGTCGAGGGCAGCGCCGAGTACGTCCTCGTCAT
This region of Streptomyces chromofuscus genomic DNA includes:
- a CDS encoding ACP S-malonyltransferase, producing MLVLVAPGQGAQTPGFLTPWLELPGAADRVAAWSDAIGLDLAHYGTKADAEEIRDTAVAQPLLVAAGILSATALGDISPGAVAGHSVGEITAAALAGVLTESAALALVRKRGLAMAEAAAITETGMSALLGGDPEVTVPHLEKLGLTPANVNGAGQIVAAGTLEQLAALNEYKPEGVRKVVPLKVAGAFHTRHMAPAVEKLAAAARELTPADPKVDYVSNKDGRAVTTGAEIVERLVGQVANPVRWDLCMETFQELGATALLEVCPGGTLTGLAKRALPGVKTLALKTPDDLDAARELIAEHA
- the fasR gene encoding fatty acid biosynthesis transcriptional regulator FasR, whose product is MPEPETSTARTAPPGVHPHTATLKRLERSSGTLAAQAIARMDETLPWYRAMPPENRSWIGLVAQAGIAAFTEWFRHPDAPQAISTDVFGTAPRELTRAITLRQTVEMVRTTIEVMESAIDEVAAPGDESVLREALLVYAREIAFATAQVYAQAAEARGAWDARLESLVVNAVLSGEADEGAVSRAAALGWNAPEHVCVVLGTAPDGDSELTVEAIRRAARHAKLQVLTGVLGDRLVVIAGGSDNPLAVAKSLIGPFAAGPVVAGPIVPDLLAATRSAQAAAAGLKACSAWQDAPRPVLADDLLPERAIASDPSAREQLVEEIYRPLEEAGSALLETLSVYLEQASSLEGAARMLFVHPNTVRYRLRRVTDVTGWSPSDVRSAFTLRIALILGRLADGDAQP